The following proteins are encoded in a genomic region of Flammeovirga pectinis:
- a CDS encoding phospho-sugar mutase, translating into MDQIINQNVAAWLEGPFDDATKQEIKRLQAEDTHELKESFYKSLDFGTGGLRGIMGVGTNRMNKYTVGMATQGLANYVKQEVEGTPKAAIAYDCRNNSAYFAEVAANVLAATGFTVYLFDALRPTPELSFAIRELGCHTGIVITASHNPREYNGFKAYWSDGGQVVAPHDTNIVTEVRKIESIDDVNWEGGEGSVIKINKEVDEPYLKMLEGLCISPDAIKAQKDLKIVFTSIHGTGITMVPPILERLGFENVHIIEEQKVTDGNFPTVVYPNPEEAEALSMALAKAKEIDADILLGTDPDADRVGIAIKNHKGEWTLLNGNQTAALLFNYVISARKKAGLNKDNDFVCKTIVTTDLIDRFAAAHNMPCYNVLTGFKFIAEVIKEKEGKENFIVGGEESYGYLIGDAVRDKDAIAASAMICEMAAFYKNEGKSMFDQLIDIYAEHGYFKEKLISITKKGMSGADEIAQMMKDLRANPPATINGSKVLEMRDYQSSIATDLQSKVETVIDLPKSNVLQFFLEDGTKISARPSGTEPKIKFYFSVNTSLSSADEYDAADEVLETKVAKIIEDMKLN; encoded by the coding sequence ATGGATCAAATAATAAACCAAAATGTTGCTGCATGGTTGGAAGGACCTTTCGACGATGCGACAAAACAAGAAATTAAACGCCTACAAGCAGAAGACACTCACGAACTAAAAGAAAGTTTCTATAAATCTCTTGATTTTGGAACAGGTGGTCTACGTGGTATTATGGGAGTTGGTACTAACAGAATGAACAAATACACAGTTGGTATGGCCACTCAAGGTCTTGCTAATTATGTAAAACAAGAAGTTGAAGGTACTCCTAAAGCTGCAATTGCATATGACTGTAGAAATAACAGTGCATATTTTGCAGAAGTAGCGGCAAACGTATTAGCTGCTACAGGATTTACAGTATACTTATTTGATGCTTTACGCCCTACTCCAGAATTATCTTTTGCAATTAGAGAATTAGGATGCCACACGGGTATTGTAATTACAGCATCTCATAACCCTAGAGAATACAACGGTTTTAAAGCATACTGGTCTGACGGTGGGCAAGTTGTAGCTCCTCACGATACAAACATTGTAACTGAAGTTCGTAAAATCGAATCTATCGACGATGTTAACTGGGAAGGTGGAGAAGGTTCTGTAATTAAAATCAATAAAGAAGTTGATGAGCCTTATTTAAAAATGCTTGAGGGACTTTGTATTTCTCCAGATGCAATTAAAGCTCAGAAAGATTTAAAAATTGTTTTTACTTCTATTCATGGTACAGGTATTACTATGGTACCACCAATCTTAGAACGTTTAGGTTTTGAGAATGTACATATTATTGAGGAGCAAAAAGTTACAGATGGAAATTTCCCTACTGTAGTTTACCCTAACCCAGAAGAAGCAGAAGCATTAAGTATGGCGCTTGCAAAAGCAAAAGAAATTGATGCTGATATCCTATTAGGTACTGATCCTGATGCTGACCGTGTTGGTATCGCTATCAAAAACCATAAAGGCGAGTGGACTCTTTTAAACGGTAATCAAACTGCCGCTCTTTTATTTAACTATGTGATTTCTGCTCGTAAGAAAGCTGGTTTAAATAAAGACAATGATTTTGTTTGTAAAACAATTGTTACAACAGACCTAATCGACCGTTTTGCTGCTGCACATAACATGCCTTGTTATAACGTATTAACTGGGTTTAAATTTATTGCAGAAGTAATTAAAGAAAAAGAAGGTAAAGAAAACTTTATCGTTGGTGGTGAAGAATCATACGGTTACTTAATTGGTGACGCCGTTCGTGATAAAGATGCAATTGCAGCTTCTGCAATGATCTGTGAAATGGCTGCTTTCTATAAAAATGAAGGTAAATCTATGTTCGATCAGCTTATTGATATTTATGCTGAACATGGTTACTTTAAAGAAAAGCTTATTTCTATTACTAAGAAAGGAATGAGTGGTGCAGACGAGATTGCTCAGATGATGAAGGATCTTCGTGCTAACCCTCCTGCCACTATTAATGGTTCGAAGGTTTTAGAAATGAGAGATTACCAATCTTCTATTGCTACAGATTTACAATCTAAAGTAGAAACTGTAATTGATCTACCAAAATCTAACGTGTTACAATTCTTCTTAGAGGATGGTACTAAGATTTCTGCTAGACCTTCTGGTACGGAACCTAAAATCAAATTCTACTTTAGTGTAAATACTTCTTTAAGTTCTGCTGATGAATATGATGCAGCCGATGAAGTTCTTGAAACTAAAGTTGCTAAGATTATTGAAGATATGAAGTTGAACTAA
- a CDS encoding J domain-containing protein: MFSYYEILEINTTASPSEIKKAYKTMAKKYHPDRNKNSPKSEEYFKLIATAYQNLSDPYQRLMYDEWLKYSQLEKEQEEVNFQKRSDLLKNYKPAYSKSDKEKEDKEVIKWGVGTTIVLIGIVFLFVVSHNYLENQKVEERVLVEEKEIEEVLQLSENGNFGMALRKADSLHFKLTYLSEQSDIIYDSLLSEVEAYSLLLFEEREFDKVIEIVGDVQNELKEDTSVEMLWQLAIAQFNRGNYKGAEVTFNYLIQKNKYDLSIYPAFSEVYATGFNDSERAIEILTRGVGITVEYYKDFYGDAYALVLEGQEIPYTHLSIYILRARLHMERGEYENVIRDCKWSLRLKPDDPKLNYLLGLAFQKNGDNSAACIAMRRATNLGHLQATNWLSENCQ; this comes from the coding sequence ATGTTTTCTTATTACGAAATACTGGAAATAAACACTACTGCTTCTCCTTCAGAAATCAAGAAGGCTTATAAAACGATGGCCAAGAAATATCATCCCGATAGAAATAAAAATAGCCCAAAATCTGAAGAATATTTTAAACTAATTGCTACAGCTTATCAAAATCTTTCAGACCCTTACCAGAGGTTAATGTATGATGAATGGCTAAAATATTCTCAATTAGAAAAGGAACAGGAAGAAGTGAATTTCCAGAAAAGATCCGATTTATTAAAAAATTACAAGCCAGCATATTCTAAATCAGACAAAGAAAAGGAAGATAAAGAAGTTATTAAATGGGGAGTAGGTACTACAATTGTTTTAATTGGGATTGTATTCTTATTTGTAGTATCGCATAATTATCTAGAGAATCAAAAAGTTGAAGAAAGAGTTCTTGTTGAAGAAAAGGAAATCGAAGAGGTACTGCAATTATCTGAAAATGGAAATTTTGGAATGGCTTTACGAAAAGCAGATTCACTTCATTTTAAATTAACTTATTTATCCGAACAAAGTGATATTATTTACGATAGCCTATTGTCTGAAGTTGAAGCCTATTCTTTATTGCTTTTTGAGGAGAGAGAATTTGATAAGGTAATTGAAATTGTTGGTGATGTTCAGAACGAATTGAAAGAAGATACTTCTGTAGAAATGCTATGGCAATTGGCAATTGCTCAGTTTAATAGAGGGAATTATAAAGGTGCAGAGGTTACCTTCAATTATTTGATTCAGAAGAACAAGTATGATTTATCTATCTATCCAGCTTTTTCTGAGGTATATGCTACTGGCTTTAATGATTCAGAACGAGCTATCGAAATTCTAACTAGAGGGGTAGGCATTACCGTAGAATATTATAAGGATTTTTATGGGGATGCATACGCATTAGTTTTAGAAGGACAAGAAATACCATACACACACCTGTCTATTTATATTCTTCGTGCACGTTTACATATGGAAAGAGGTGAATACGAAAATGTAATTAGAGATTGTAAATGGTCGTTGAGGTTAAAACCTGACGATCCAAAATTAAATTATCTATTGGGTTTGGCTTTTCAGAAAAACGGAGATAATTCTGCTGCGTGTATAGCAATGCGTAGAGCAACCAATTTAGGTCATTTACAAGCTACAAATTGGCTATCAGAAAATTGCCAATAA
- a CDS encoding ABC transporter ATP-binding protein — translation MDQNTPEILLEIKDLSISFNHEERGHNVAVDNVNFVLNKGETLGIVGESGSGKSVTALSLLQLLPKAGVNISGEAIFNSKEGKVDLLKLNRQQIRKYRGREIGMIFQDPMSSLNPALTCGYQLIETIKIHEKISNRDAKKKALETFELAQLKNPKKVFHSYPHQISGGQKQRVIISIALACNPSLLIADEPTTALDVTSQKGILELFNQFRDTMNTACMFISHDLAIVAQMADKIAVMRKGRVVEYGTVFDVFTNPQHPYTKGLLACRPRIDIILKRLPTLNDFIEDKNRTGKAKARFMSVGQALILNAQDEDAVRETQKQILDKPPILEVSNLSTIYPVRKNIWGKVTKTFTAVDNVTFQVNEGETLGLVGRSGCGKTTLGRSILRLIEPTSGKVLFEGRDLSTMKKRELNKLRRDIQIIFQNPYTSLNPRSTIGQAIIEPMKVHKIYSDEKTMKREAIRLLETVGLSSAYMNRYPHEFSGGQRQRICIARALSTKPKFIICDESVSALDVSVQAMVLNLLCDLKEEFNLTYIFISHDLAVVKFISDRIIVMDKGEIKEWGLSYDMYQSPKSEVTKKLIEAIPSADFSQIRKNMIKRKMMHKKNTQ, via the coding sequence ATGGACCAGAACACTCCAGAAATTCTCTTAGAAATTAAAGACTTATCTATTTCTTTTAATCATGAAGAAAGAGGGCACAATGTGGCTGTTGATAATGTAAACTTTGTTTTAAACAAAGGAGAGACATTGGGAATTGTTGGTGAATCTGGCTCAGGTAAATCTGTTACCGCTTTATCATTATTACAACTTCTTCCAAAAGCAGGAGTTAATATTTCTGGGGAAGCTATATTTAATAGTAAAGAAGGAAAAGTTGATCTATTAAAATTAAATAGACAACAAATAAGAAAATATAGAGGTAGAGAAATTGGAATGATATTTCAGGATCCTATGAGTTCTTTAAACCCTGCACTTACTTGTGGCTACCAATTGATTGAGACTATAAAAATTCATGAAAAAATAAGTAATCGTGATGCTAAAAAGAAAGCATTAGAAACTTTTGAATTAGCACAGCTCAAGAATCCAAAAAAGGTTTTTCATTCTTATCCACATCAAATTTCTGGAGGACAAAAACAAAGAGTTATAATCAGTATTGCTCTTGCCTGTAATCCTAGTTTATTAATTGCAGATGAGCCTACTACAGCCTTAGATGTAACCTCTCAAAAAGGGATCCTAGAATTGTTTAATCAATTTCGTGATACAATGAATACTGCATGTATGTTTATCTCTCATGATTTGGCAATTGTTGCTCAGATGGCAGATAAAATTGCAGTAATGAGAAAAGGCAGAGTTGTAGAATACGGGACTGTTTTTGATGTTTTTACAAATCCTCAACATCCCTACACAAAAGGTTTACTTGCTTGTAGACCTCGTATTGATATTATATTAAAACGTTTGCCAACCCTTAATGATTTTATTGAAGATAAAAACAGAACTGGTAAGGCAAAAGCTCGTTTCATGTCAGTTGGTCAAGCACTTATTTTAAATGCACAAGACGAAGACGCTGTAAGAGAAACTCAAAAACAAATACTTGATAAACCTCCTATTCTTGAAGTTTCAAATTTATCGACAATCTATCCTGTTCGAAAAAACATTTGGGGAAAAGTAACCAAAACATTTACTGCTGTAGATAATGTTACTTTCCAAGTAAATGAAGGTGAAACTTTAGGTCTTGTTGGCCGTTCTGGATGTGGAAAAACAACACTTGGTAGAAGTATTTTAAGATTAATCGAACCAACATCTGGTAAAGTCCTTTTTGAAGGTAGAGACCTCTCTACAATGAAAAAAAGAGAACTAAATAAATTAAGAAGGGATATTCAAATCATTTTTCAAAACCCATATACATCATTAAACCCTAGAAGTACAATTGGTCAAGCTATTATTGAACCAATGAAAGTACATAAAATCTATTCTGATGAAAAAACGATGAAGCGAGAAGCAATTCGTTTATTAGAAACTGTAGGTTTAAGTAGTGCATATATGAATAGGTATCCTCATGAATTCTCTGGAGGACAACGTCAGCGAATTTGTATAGCGAGAGCTCTTTCTACCAAACCAAAATTTATTATTTGTGATGAGTCCGTTTCTGCTTTAGACGTTTCGGTGCAAGCAATGGTCTTAAATTTATTGTGTGATCTAAAAGAAGAATTTAATCTTACTTATATCTTCATATCACATGATTTAGCAGTGGTGAAATTCATTTCTGATCGAATTATTGTAATGGATAAAGGTGAAATTAAAGAATGGGGATTGTCTTATGACATGTACCAATCACCAAAATCTGAGGTTACTAAAAAACTTATTGAAGCAATACCTAGTGCAGACTTTAGTCAGATTAGAAAGAATATGATTAAAAGAAAAATGATGCACAAAAAAAACACTCAATAG
- a CDS encoding PP2C family protein-serine/threonine phosphatase: MQILCKHIVFLLLIIIGLNINTIEAKANKETNALIVQKGRRISLSLMDVDDKPISDALVLFDNHISHSNLRGYLEMESDLKLNTESGLCVLSYDIKEIIYDGKEGLFKIKCLKLKPSQEEHQFLTIYAEIENENLINKKDIDRYKKSLAKISFPKQQLLSEQDKIVLFFITALQDQLTKKKVLLDNFRKENEVKDYRLQKETLIYILSTLTLLLLSIGLIAVIRRSYIQRKKVESVKNELDSAMTQVNNQNIKITNSLRAAHTIQSAILPPVELLKSKFSSFFSIYRPKDIVSGDFYWYAETRNKEGLLIKFFALVDCTGHGVPGALMSMIGKSILQEIIDKNMSRDPATILKILDERVIAYLRQQENTVNDGMELAICKFVEQEEENHTPLLYFAGAKSDLYVVNKKEQSLERYRGNRASIGGTIKNSKVFQTQQIKINYGDLLLLITDGILDQNNLENEKLGRKYFERYVKNNMDQPLKDLGDLLEAALDVHQGTVPQRDDITFIGIEV; encoded by the coding sequence ATGCAGATCCTTTGTAAACATATTGTTTTCCTTTTATTAATAATTATAGGTCTGAATATTAATACCATAGAAGCTAAAGCAAATAAGGAGACCAATGCATTAATAGTGCAAAAAGGACGAAGAATTTCTTTGAGTTTAATGGATGTAGATGATAAACCAATTTCTGATGCTTTGGTCTTATTTGACAACCATATCTCTCATTCTAATTTAAGAGGATATTTAGAGATGGAGTCTGATTTAAAATTAAATACGGAATCTGGGTTGTGCGTGCTTTCTTATGATATTAAAGAAATTATTTATGATGGAAAAGAAGGACTATTTAAAATCAAATGTCTAAAATTAAAACCATCACAAGAAGAGCATCAGTTTTTAACTATCTATGCTGAAATAGAAAATGAAAACTTGATCAATAAAAAAGACATTGATCGATATAAAAAAAGTTTAGCAAAAATTAGCTTCCCTAAACAACAACTTTTATCTGAACAAGATAAAATAGTACTTTTCTTTATCACTGCATTACAAGATCAACTCACAAAAAAGAAGGTATTACTAGATAACTTTAGGAAAGAAAATGAAGTGAAAGATTACAGGTTACAGAAAGAAACACTCATTTATATATTATCTACCTTAACTCTACTTTTACTAAGTATTGGATTAATTGCTGTGATTAGACGCTCTTACATTCAAAGAAAAAAGGTTGAAAGTGTAAAGAATGAACTCGATTCTGCAATGACTCAAGTGAACAATCAGAATATTAAAATTACTAATAGTTTAAGGGCTGCCCATACTATTCAATCTGCAATACTCCCTCCTGTTGAACTATTAAAAAGTAAATTCTCAAGTTTCTTTTCAATTTATAGACCTAAAGATATTGTTAGTGGCGATTTTTATTGGTACGCTGAAACACGAAACAAAGAGGGACTTTTAATTAAATTTTTTGCTCTCGTAGATTGCACGGGGCATGGTGTACCAGGAGCACTAATGTCTATGATTGGGAAAAGTATTTTACAAGAAATAATAGATAAAAATATGTCTAGAGATCCTGCTACAATTCTTAAAATACTTGATGAACGAGTGATAGCCTATTTGCGTCAGCAGGAAAATACAGTCAACGATGGTATGGAATTGGCCATCTGTAAATTTGTAGAACAAGAAGAAGAAAACCACACGCCTTTACTCTATTTTGCAGGTGCAAAAAGTGACTTATACGTTGTCAATAAAAAAGAACAATCTTTAGAAAGGTATAGAGGTAATAGAGCGTCAATTGGTGGCACTATAAAAAATAGCAAGGTTTTTCAGACACAACAAATCAAGATAAATTATGGAGATCTTTTACTATTAATTACAGATGGTATTTTAGATCAGAATAATCTAGAAAATGAAAAACTTGGAAGAAAGTATTTTGAAAGGTATGTCAAAAATAATATGGATCAGCCATTAAAAGATTTAGGCGATTTATTAGAAGCAGCTTTGGATGTACATCAAGGAACAGTTCCGCAACGAGATGACATTACTTTTATTGGAATAGAAGTCTAA
- a CDS encoding FUSC family membrane protein, translated as MKVLIDFYKSIHLSNGLRMTFSIVTPLTIGLLFGDIYAGTSVALGALCVGLSDSPGTWSEKAKGLIGGAFIYPLTAIGMAFMINWPWLGALFLTIISFVAALLSIFGNRSTLIGNSILISISLGIAFGATIPVLLESALWMLGGGLWYSILSLVLWQIRPYASIEKVLGECYELMGQYLQFKAILFINPSKKEIEKKVFSLQTKIDHKQEEVRNLLLRQRSALQGATPHGRSLILLMRISIDIFERASATHISYNDLHHSFKGTSLPKQLSDLFIDLGKNLTEIGSTIKSRDKIEDLPSYKKAFDKLQFTFEKLRDNKDRTLPISQFAEVKNIIRNFNRIDRYSREAASFTDWNNIKEKSYTDGLKLPSFITKSDQGTFADNLNLQSAHFRHAIRVCVAMLIGYLCSLFLGLDRGYWVWLSISVIMKPSFSITKQRMIARTIGTTLGIIIASALVYITENTYLYLLFLVPLGILTFGTLTKNYRVGMTFLTPFILLIIATSTQFETNLALYRVADTALGGLIAFAVSFLLFPEFEVKNIKGKLIAATRANCTYFTEVSIGYTGQHNVDPNNYRLARKAAQLANANLAMSFQNMLNDPKNRQLTTSDLYEFIAASRMIFAHTATLSANVERLSKKYKFPDLMPFITTVQAQFEHIILGINKNKIIVKEISFNDLLSEFNQELETLEIDREKEIKEGIKESLLIKTLSDYVLITNQLKRLGKNINYLENCTAALVSNTK; from the coding sequence ATGAAAGTATTAATAGATTTTTATAAATCCATTCATTTATCTAATGGATTACGAATGACATTTTCAATTGTTACACCACTAACAATTGGTTTGTTATTTGGAGACATATATGCTGGTACATCTGTAGCATTAGGAGCACTTTGTGTAGGACTTTCAGACTCTCCAGGAACTTGGTCTGAAAAAGCTAAAGGTTTAATTGGTGGTGCATTTATTTATCCTTTAACCGCAATAGGTATGGCCTTTATGATTAACTGGCCATGGCTTGGAGCACTCTTTCTAACTATAATTTCATTTGTAGCTGCCTTACTTTCTATATTTGGTAACAGATCTACATTAATAGGAAATAGCATACTGATTTCCATCAGTTTAGGCATCGCTTTCGGTGCTACAATTCCTGTATTATTAGAAAGTGCATTATGGATGTTAGGTGGAGGTTTATGGTACAGTATTCTTTCGTTAGTTTTATGGCAAATACGCCCCTATGCAAGTATAGAAAAAGTTTTAGGAGAATGTTACGAACTCATGGGGCAATATCTTCAGTTTAAAGCTATTCTTTTTATAAACCCATCTAAAAAAGAAATTGAGAAGAAAGTTTTTTCACTACAGACAAAGATTGATCATAAACAAGAAGAAGTTAGAAACCTATTGTTAAGACAACGTTCTGCTTTACAAGGTGCGACACCACATGGGCGTTCTTTAATTTTACTCATGAGAATATCAATTGATATTTTTGAAAGAGCTTCTGCAACACACATTTCTTATAACGATCTTCATCATAGTTTTAAGGGTACATCACTTCCAAAACAGCTATCTGATTTATTTATTGATCTAGGAAAAAACTTAACCGAGATTGGATCAACAATTAAATCAAGAGATAAAATTGAAGACCTCCCCTCTTATAAAAAAGCTTTTGATAAATTACAATTCACCTTCGAAAAATTAAGAGATAATAAAGATCGAACACTTCCTATTTCACAATTTGCTGAAGTAAAAAATATTATTAGAAATTTTAATAGAATTGATCGGTATTCTAGAGAAGCAGCATCTTTTACAGATTGGAATAATATTAAAGAAAAAAGTTATACCGATGGGTTAAAACTACCTTCTTTTATTACAAAATCTGACCAAGGTACTTTTGCAGATAATCTTAACTTACAATCTGCTCATTTTAGGCATGCAATTAGAGTTTGTGTTGCTATGCTTATTGGTTACTTATGCAGTCTCTTTCTTGGATTAGACAGAGGATATTGGGTTTGGCTCTCGATTTCTGTAATTATGAAACCCTCATTTTCTATTACTAAGCAAAGAATGATTGCAAGAACAATAGGTACAACCTTAGGGATAATTATTGCCAGTGCATTAGTTTACATAACAGAAAACACTTATTTGTACCTACTTTTCTTGGTACCCTTAGGTATTCTCACGTTTGGCACACTAACTAAAAATTATAGAGTTGGAATGACATTCTTAACTCCATTTATTTTGTTGATCATTGCTACATCAACACAATTTGAAACAAACTTAGCACTTTACAGAGTGGCAGACACTGCTTTAGGCGGCCTTATTGCCTTTGCGGTAAGTTTCTTACTTTTTCCAGAATTTGAAGTAAAAAATATTAAGGGTAAATTAATTGCTGCCACCAGGGCCAATTGTACCTATTTTACAGAAGTAAGCATTGGCTACACAGGCCAACATAATGTAGACCCTAATAATTATCGTCTTGCTAGAAAAGCAGCACAATTGGCAAATGCAAACCTTGCTATGAGTTTTCAAAACATGCTTAATGATCCTAAAAACAGACAATTAACAACATCAGATTTGTATGAATTTATTGCTGCGAGTAGAATGATATTTGCCCATACAGCAACACTCTCTGCAAATGTTGAACGCCTTTCTAAAAAATATAAATTCCCAGATCTCATGCCTTTTATAACTACCGTTCAGGCTCAATTTGAACACATTATTTTAGGTATTAACAAGAATAAAATTATAGTGAAAGAGATTAGTTTTAATGATCTATTATCTGAATTCAATCAAGAACTCGAAACATTAGAGATAGATAGGGAGAAAGAGATTAAAGAAGGGATTAAAGAATCGCTGCTTATTAAAACATTATCTGATTATGTATTAATTACTAATCAACTTAAACGTTTAGGAAAAAACATCAATTATTTAGAAAATTGTACCGCAGCTCTAGTTAGTAATACAAAATAA
- a CDS encoding DUF4625 domain-containing protein, protein MKKYIAFISFLLIGFVSCNNETEKGPAPEIKNYTVSPLEHDHARKANDDDHDHDEVAAIVIVGEEARIEADLSAQQGLSYVRLNIHFGDDDHHDHARVMATDSVLWTMNQTWEFGKEGGLTGAGDYPTTYHFDEEIDIPTDIDGKPLKEGHYHFMLQLGARIDDSSDNEAQQVLTVEVTSEEHEH, encoded by the coding sequence ATGAAAAAGTATATCGCATTTATCTCCTTTTTATTAATCGGTTTTGTATCGTGTAACAATGAAACTGAAAAAGGACCTGCTCCTGAAATAAAAAACTACACTGTATCACCTTTAGAACATGACCATGCAAGAAAAGCTAATGACGATGATCACGATCATGACGAAGTTGCTGCAATTGTAATTGTGGGTGAAGAAGCTAGAATTGAGGCAGATCTTTCAGCACAACAAGGCTTATCTTATGTTCGTCTAAATATTCACTTTGGTGATGACGACCACCATGATCACGCACGTGTAATGGCAACAGATTCAGTTTTATGGACAATGAATCAAACTTGGGAGTTTGGTAAAGAAGGTGGACTTACTGGAGCAGGAGATTATCCTACAACATACCATTTTGATGAGGAAATTGATATTCCTACAGACATAGATGGTAAACCTTTAAAAGAAGGACACTATCATTTTATGTTACAATTAGGAGCTAGAATAGATGACTCTTCTGATAACGAAGCACAACAAGTTTTAACTGTAGAAGTTACTTCTGAAGAGCACGAACACTAA
- a CDS encoding cytochrome-c peroxidase — MERHYWSVISLLICSIYLEACDSPIKEETQAFVISYQNIPTPERNTMDVEKVALGKMLFHETILSQDSSIACVHCHEPQYANGENVALSTKGVSHKKLQRNSPALINVAWAKGWFWDGGAKNIESLIFGPLTHEDEMNADLKEILQRLNQTPIYSTTFKEVFDVDEIQSAHLARALAQYVRSLLSNQTKYDAHLKGKYQFSKNEQRGFEIFNRNCQQCHTPPFFTDFNYHNNGLNKDDFFTDKNEGMNKGRGRITRTTKDNGKYKTPTLRHLNTSSPYMHDGRFATLDEVFDHYSNTIQKSATLDSLLKQNIVLTEEDRMMLKEFLHTLDQPNSEI, encoded by the coding sequence ATGGAAAGACATTATTGGTCAGTAATTTCACTACTCATTTGTAGTATATATTTAGAAGCTTGTGATTCCCCTATAAAAGAGGAAACACAAGCTTTTGTCATTTCATATCAAAATATTCCGACTCCAGAACGTAATACAATGGATGTTGAAAAAGTAGCTTTAGGAAAAATGCTTTTTCACGAAACTATTTTATCTCAAGATTCTTCTATTGCTTGTGTACACTGTCACGAACCACAATATGCAAACGGAGAAAATGTAGCATTAAGTACAAAAGGAGTATCTCATAAAAAATTACAAAGAAATTCTCCTGCACTTATAAACGTAGCATGGGCAAAAGGGTGGTTTTGGGATGGTGGAGCTAAAAATATTGAATCACTGATTTTTGGTCCTCTAACCCACGAAGATGAAATGAATGCTGATCTGAAAGAAATACTCCAAAGGTTAAATCAAACACCTATTTATAGTACTACATTTAAAGAAGTATTTGATGTTGATGAAATACAAAGTGCCCATTTAGCAAGAGCTTTAGCACAATATGTTAGATCATTATTATCAAATCAAACAAAATATGATGCTCATTTAAAAGGGAAATATCAATTTTCTAAAAATGAACAAAGAGGTTTTGAAATATTTAACCGCAACTGTCAGCAATGCCATACCCCTCCATTCTTTACTGATTTTAACTACCATAATAATGGACTAAACAAAGACGACTTCTTTACTGATAAAAATGAAGGAATGAACAAAGGTAGAGGGCGGATTACGAGAACTACAAAAGACAATGGAAAATATAAAACCCCTACATTAAGACATTTAAATACTTCTTCTCCGTATATGCACGATGGAAGATTTGCCACGCTTGATGAAGTTTTTGATCATTATTCCAATACTATTCAAAAAAGTGCAACCCTTGACAGCCTACTAAAGCAAAATATAGTACTTACAGAAGAAGACCGAATGATGTTAAAAGAATTTCTTCACACTTTAGATCAGCCTAACTCTGAAATATAA
- a CDS encoding MbnP family protein: protein MKKLLTLLFTISLISLFSCDSYKENFDVDGTGSITIKFNFLHDRAPLEYNRQYINALGQSYTLSDFRMYLSNITLRDTSGTNFYKVEDSYHLLEIINESDTSIVITGLPNKAFSELQFSVGVDNAANYNTDQVGDLDPANGMAWNWDTGYKFMLVEGLQLVDSISTRGLVYHIGGDANYRVVKFSEQEINLVNTPTMYIELDVNVDYIFGDKSEFGLPEEQRKTNFIDLNDNTDQDTMFGPNTQKIADNYAQMFAWKDIIGQ from the coding sequence ATGAAGAAACTACTTACTTTACTCTTTACAATTTCTTTAATTTCACTTTTTTCTTGCGATAGCTATAAGGAAAATTTTGATGTTGATGGTACAGGGTCTATTACAATAAAATTCAATTTTTTACATGATAGAGCTCCTTTAGAGTACAACAGACAATATATCAACGCCCTAGGACAGAGTTACACACTTAGTGATTTTAGAATGTATCTTTCTAATATTACATTGAGAGATACCTCTGGTACAAACTTTTACAAAGTAGAAGACAGTTATCATTTATTAGAAATAATTAATGAAAGTGATACTTCTATTGTTATTACGGGGTTACCTAACAAGGCTTTTTCTGAATTACAATTTTCTGTAGGCGTAGATAATGCAGCCAATTATAATACAGACCAAGTTGGTGATTTAGACCCCGCAAATGGCATGGCTTGGAATTGGGATACTGGTTATAAATTCATGCTAGTAGAAGGACTTCAATTAGTTGATTCTATTTCTACAAGAGGCTTAGTTTATCATATTGGAGGAGATGCTAACTATAGAGTGGTTAAGTTTAGTGAGCAAGAAATAAATCTAGTAAATACACCTACTATGTATATAGAACTTGATGTAAATGTAGATTATATTTTTGGTGATAAATCTGAATTTGGTTTACCAGAAGAGCAAAGAAAAACGAATTTCATTGATCTAAACGACAATACTGATCAGGATACAATGTTTGGTCCTAATACTCAAAAAATTGCCGATAATTACGCACAAATGTTCGCATGGAAAGACATTATTGGTCAGTAA